From the genome of Polyangiaceae bacterium, one region includes:
- a CDS encoding SEC-C domain-containing protein, which translates to MTHADHFLSRLDRVSLPHVELALSLYRDDELLRYILQSVRLPEQAERVAIALKDGADAPYIIVTRDGKFVTCLGEGMSPGELPVISRGQVDGITNRVEAHRDRLAERQKMFGQGGQTRAIARRIYDRGNDLSREEFMAYASWQPILAPHFFKFMIDCGELAINAREALVGVLKRTDKPRPGWNDKLHEYWKMSYACSHFAVLAAMGTKSPFEGVVIQGTDRPIDSLISGFTMLDGIFSMCVKGLFSIAKIGKPLLPFYKQQYEQAHTQVDLRQALLSLIGIAARHGKLRTEVKKTLLPVPPRRTSGFSQYNHTVATIAERSLDEMDESDTMTALIGAMLALELTKSQRKGSPFHFEDITKVPSDLARSLSFTITSDVNDPEVFAKLLLIAPIAARAAPEDLYLPKAFIEVYRKPWRPEDSLALLESYKEELRMPVPKPKGPTRNGPCPCGSGKKYKRCCSE; encoded by the coding sequence TGGATCGTGTATCGCTTCCGCACGTCGAGCTTGCGTTGTCGCTGTATCGCGATGACGAATTGCTTCGGTACATCCTCCAGAGCGTGAGGCTGCCCGAGCAAGCGGAGCGCGTCGCCATTGCATTGAAGGACGGTGCTGATGCCCCGTACATCATCGTGACGCGGGACGGCAAGTTCGTCACATGCCTTGGTGAGGGGATGTCACCGGGCGAGCTGCCGGTCATCAGCCGCGGGCAAGTCGACGGCATCACGAATCGGGTCGAGGCGCATAGGGATCGGCTGGCTGAACGACAGAAAATGTTTGGTCAAGGCGGTCAAACACGCGCAATTGCGCGCCGAATCTACGATCGTGGCAATGATTTGTCCCGTGAGGAATTCATGGCGTATGCATCGTGGCAACCTATTTTGGCGCCGCATTTCTTCAAATTCATGATCGATTGTGGCGAATTGGCCATCAATGCGCGGGAGGCGCTGGTCGGCGTTCTGAAGCGAACCGACAAACCGCGCCCCGGATGGAATGACAAACTCCACGAATATTGGAAGATGTCCTATGCATGCAGCCATTTCGCCGTGCTGGCTGCCATGGGCACGAAGAGCCCATTCGAGGGGGTAGTCATTCAGGGCACCGACCGGCCCATCGATTCCCTGATTTCGGGATTCACGATGCTGGACGGAATTTTTTCCATGTGTGTGAAAGGATTGTTCAGCATCGCGAAGATCGGTAAGCCGCTCTTGCCATTCTACAAGCAGCAGTATGAGCAGGCGCATACCCAAGTCGATTTGCGTCAGGCGTTGCTTTCTCTCATCGGGATCGCAGCTCGTCACGGCAAGCTGCGCACGGAGGTGAAAAAGACGTTGTTGCCCGTTCCGCCACGCCGAACATCGGGTTTTTCGCAATACAACCATACCGTCGCGACGATTGCCGAACGTTCCCTCGATGAGATGGACGAATCCGACACCATGACCGCCCTGATTGGCGCCATGCTTGCGCTCGAATTGACCAAGTCACAACGCAAAGGCTCGCCGTTTCATTTCGAGGACATCACCAAAGTTCCGAGCGATCTTGCGCGGTCGTTGAGCTTCACGATCACATCGGACGTGAACGATCCCGAGGTATTCGCGAAGCTTTTGCTCATCGCTCCCATTGCGGCGCGAGCGGCGCCGGAGGATTTGTACTTGCCGAAAGCATTCATCGAAGTATACCGCAAGCCTTGGAGACCAGAAGACTCGCTGGCGTTGCTCGAGAGCTACAAGGAAGAGCTTCGAATGCCTGTACCAAAGCCCAAAGGGCCGACTCGAAATGGTCCGTGTCCTTGCGGAAGTGGCAAGAAGTACAAACGTTGCTGTAGCGAGTGA
- a CDS encoding radical SAM protein yields the protein MANIGYIQVVRHCNHFCGFCSNPTTPYVHTFDTMKVLVDDFVKRDYFGVILTGGEPTLHPELPKIAAYASEQGLHVRMITNGTRLADPEFARAVGEAGVKIAHVSVYSVRPEVEEVLRGSPGTLEKAFAAVRNAHENGIEVNINCVINKLNADHLDENIEYWIEHHPYIRHFVWNNLDPSMGRAEVNQDKFTPRLAEFEVSLQKALRRLHSTGRTFRVEKVPLCYMTEFAWASTETRKIVKGEERIVHFLDKKQTVRQTDWEHIYSEACDHCTLRPICGGLFDRGNAYDPGELYPVFVSMDPIVDKIITDPSDPSYPLRRLSDWKKDFEVRLREAKGAGRGKPDVSDDTLEAMRPHDAPQVGIITDQGVRKFEAKRRAESRKAEALGVAMERTHESGIDAGDDA from the coding sequence GTGGCAAACATCGGCTACATCCAAGTCGTTCGGCACTGCAATCACTTTTGCGGGTTTTGTTCGAACCCGACGACGCCGTACGTGCACACGTTCGACACGATGAAAGTGCTCGTCGACGACTTCGTGAAGCGCGACTACTTCGGCGTGATCCTCACCGGGGGTGAACCGACGCTGCATCCCGAGCTGCCGAAAATCGCGGCTTACGCATCGGAGCAGGGATTGCACGTGCGTATGATTACGAACGGCACGCGATTGGCGGACCCGGAATTTGCGCGAGCGGTGGGGGAGGCGGGGGTGAAGATCGCGCATGTATCGGTGTATTCGGTGCGGCCCGAGGTGGAGGAGGTTTTACGGGGGTCGCCGGGGACGCTCGAGAAGGCGTTTGCGGCGGTGCGAAATGCGCACGAGAATGGGATCGAAGTCAATATCAATTGCGTCATCAACAAGCTCAATGCGGATCATTTGGACGAGAATATCGAATATTGGATCGAGCATCATCCGTACATTCGGCATTTCGTGTGGAACAACTTGGATCCGTCGATGGGCCGGGCGGAAGTGAATCAGGACAAGTTTACGCCGCGGCTTGCGGAGTTCGAGGTATCACTGCAAAAAGCATTGCGGCGACTTCATTCGACGGGGCGCACGTTTCGCGTGGAAAAAGTGCCGCTCTGTTACATGACGGAATTCGCGTGGGCGAGCACGGAGACGCGGAAAATCGTCAAAGGCGAAGAACGTATCGTTCATTTTTTGGATAAAAAGCAGACCGTCAGGCAAACGGATTGGGAACATATTTATTCGGAGGCGTGTGACCATTGCACGCTGCGGCCCATTTGCGGCGGTTTGTTCGATCGAGGCAATGCGTACGACCCAGGGGAGCTTTACCCGGTGTTCGTCTCGATGGACCCCATTGTCGATAAGATCATCACGGACCCGTCGGATCCGAGCTACCCGCTGCGCCGGTTGTCCGATTGGAAGAAGGATTTTGAAGTGCGGCTGCGCGAAGCGAAGGGGGCGGGTCGAGGTAAGCCGGATGTGAGTGACGATACGCTAGAAGCGATGCGACCGCATGACGCGCCTCAGGTGGGCATCATCACGGATCAAGGTGTGCGGAAGTTCGAGGCGAAGCGGCGGGCGGAATCGCGGAAGGCGGAGGCTCTGGGCGTCGCGATGGAACGGACGCACGAGAGCGGGATCGACGCTGGGGACGACGCGTAG
- a CDS encoding ATP phosphoribosyltransferase regulatory subunit has product MSVEYRPPRALSHPLPAGLRDLLPEETQRRRALARKVLEHFALHAFDLVIPPAFELAEVLEKGLGTLDPGDVLRFVEPESGEVCALRPDMTPQIARMVASRLSGQPAPIRLCYEGTIVRRKQGRARRHRQVPQAGVELYGAPSPRGDEEALRLLASVSRHVGLDSFVIDLGHAAISRSLVDVLPAPLSCDVTDALVHKDGARLDALLSAKESAMVPAKVARAIVALPDLSGGFTGRSGNEVLDEAKALFADTPAAEPLLEVAALWESARRTGFSGSGGPNDDLSEVLRIDLGEVRHFAYYTGVIFHAVAPGPGEPYAAGGRYDDLLCRFGHAMPAVGLALHLDAVAQARSAAGVVEERLPRVLVAMAAGGDAVVRQLRGKGVAAAETGDAGDAMRYAEAHRFTHVVMDTDGDEVRVVGVGGSGVDAVVDGDGVAELVMAAVI; this is encoded by the coding sequence GTGAGCGTCGAGTATCGTCCGCCCCGAGCACTTTCACACCCGCTGCCTGCCGGGCTGCGCGATCTTCTTCCCGAGGAGACACAACGAAGGCGAGCGCTCGCTCGAAAGGTCCTGGAACACTTTGCGCTGCACGCATTCGATCTGGTCATACCGCCGGCGTTCGAGCTGGCCGAGGTGCTGGAAAAAGGTTTGGGGACGCTGGATCCGGGCGACGTGCTGCGGTTCGTCGAGCCTGAATCCGGCGAAGTGTGTGCGCTTCGTCCAGACATGACGCCGCAAATTGCGCGAATGGTGGCGAGTCGTTTGTCAGGCCAACCTGCGCCGATTCGGCTATGTTACGAAGGGACGATCGTGCGGCGAAAACAAGGTCGTGCGCGGCGACATCGCCAGGTGCCTCAAGCGGGGGTGGAGCTGTACGGGGCGCCATCGCCGCGCGGAGACGAAGAAGCATTGCGTCTATTGGCATCGGTATCGCGCCACGTGGGGCTCGATTCGTTCGTCATCGACCTGGGACATGCGGCCATTTCGCGGTCGCTGGTGGACGTATTGCCTGCGCCGCTTTCGTGCGACGTGACCGATGCGCTGGTGCACAAAGATGGGGCGCGTTTGGATGCGCTCTTGTCGGCAAAAGAATCGGCGATGGTGCCGGCCAAGGTGGCTCGAGCGATCGTGGCATTGCCGGATTTGTCGGGGGGTTTTACGGGACGATCGGGCAACGAGGTGCTCGATGAAGCGAAGGCGCTTTTTGCGGACACGCCGGCAGCGGAGCCGCTTTTGGAGGTGGCGGCATTGTGGGAATCGGCGCGACGAACGGGGTTTTCGGGCTCTGGGGGGCCGAATGACGATTTGAGCGAGGTATTGCGGATCGATTTGGGTGAGGTGCGGCATTTTGCATATTACACGGGCGTGATATTTCACGCGGTGGCTCCGGGTCCAGGCGAGCCTTATGCGGCGGGCGGCCGATACGACGATTTGCTCTGCAGGTTTGGTCACGCGATGCCAGCCGTGGGCTTAGCGCTGCACCTGGATGCGGTGGCGCAGGCGCGGAGTGCGGCGGGCGTCGTGGAAGAACGGCTGCCGCGGGTGCTCGTGGCCATGGCTGCGGGAGGGGACGCGGTGGTGAGGCAGCTACGGGGGAAGGGGGTCGCAGCGGCCGAGACGGGGGACGCGGGCGACGCGATGCGTTACGCAGAGGCGCATCGGTTCACGCATGTGGTGATGGATACGGATGGTGACGAGGTGCGCGTGGTTGGGGTGGGTGGCAGCGGGGTGGATGCGGTTGTTGATGGGGATGGTGTGGCGGAATTGGTTATGGCGGCGGTGATTTGA
- a CDS encoding sigma-70 family RNA polymerase sigma factor has translation MAALAVSTTRSAATNRPPDGSETRIADLIERVKRDDPGALDALTRAIRPHVERQLARYPVSDEDRLDLVQSTLLQVIRRIRSFRGDSSFTTWLFRVTANEALMLMRSQRRQRARFIAGLDLEDLSLLPTMRVSTVEDDPASLAEREKFVRRALGELPNDYRDVVVAHYHEDLGLHEIAEKFMVSESAVRSRLHRARLRLRAILDATPHGRELRTGIPDPDRPAGAAG, from the coding sequence ATGGCCGCTTTGGCCGTTTCGACCACACGCTCTGCCGCGACAAACCGTCCACCCGACGGGTCCGAGACCCGAATTGCCGATTTGATCGAACGAGTCAAACGCGACGACCCGGGCGCCCTCGACGCCCTCACGCGTGCCATCCGTCCTCACGTCGAACGCCAGCTCGCCCGGTATCCCGTTTCAGACGAAGATCGCCTCGACCTCGTGCAATCCACGCTCCTGCAAGTCATTCGTCGCATTCGCTCGTTCCGCGGCGATTCCAGTTTCACCACGTGGCTCTTCCGCGTCACCGCCAACGAAGCGCTCATGCTCATGCGATCGCAAAGGCGCCAGCGTGCTCGGTTCATCGCCGGCCTCGACCTGGAAGACCTCAGTCTTCTGCCCACCATGCGCGTTTCGACCGTCGAAGACGACCCCGCAAGCCTCGCCGAACGAGAAAAGTTCGTCCGTCGTGCCTTGGGCGAACTCCCGAACGATTATCGAGACGTCGTCGTCGCGCATTACCACGAAGACCTCGGCCTGCACGAGATCGCCGAAAAGTTCATGGTCAGCGAAAGCGCCGTTCGATCGCGCCTTCACCGAGCACGTTTGCGTCTCCGCGCCATTCTCGATGCCACCCCGCACGGTCGCGAGCTGCGTACGGGCATTCCCGACCCCGATCGCCCTGCCGGCGCAGCAGGTTGA